From the Finegoldia magna ATCC 29328 genome, the window GATTACGTAGAAAAGCATCATGCGGTGTGTGCTGTATGTGGAAACGACGCATGGGTAAGTTATCGTATATCAGACGATAAAAACAGAATACAGTTGGGAGCTAATGAAGCATATATGCCGTTATGTAGAAAACATTATATTGAAAAAATGAATGAGAAGAGATTTACTGAACTTCAAACAACGTATTTAGATAAAAATAGAGCAAAGAAAAACACAATTTAGATAAACTAAATTGTGTTTTTTCTATTCTGGATATATTAAATTTTCTTTTTTTATGTTATTTATAACATTTAAATATTTATTAGAGTAGAATTTCGCCATACTTAAATTCATATCTGAATAATTCCCACAGTCTTTAGCTGATTGACCAGGTATTTCACCTTCGTAATTAGATATAAATTCAAAAAGCTCTTTAATTAAATCTACGATATCTTCAGATTTTTTATCTCCAACTAATATTAAATAAAAACCTGTTCTACATCCCATCGGTCCAAAATAAATTACTTCATTTTCTAGTTTGTTTCTTAAAAAAGTAGCTCCTAAATGTTCTATTGCGTGAACTTCTGCTGTGTTCATAACGGGTTCTCTATTAGGCGCTGTTATTCTTAAATCAAAAGTAGTTAGTACTTCATTACCTAAATAGTCTTTTCGTGATACATAAATGCCTGGCATTAATTTTAAGTGATTAATTTTAAAACTTTCTATTTTATTCATACTTCCTCCTAAATGAAATTTAATGGATCTTTTTGAATTGATGACGATATTATCAAACCAATTGAAATTAAGTTAATAATTTGAAATGTTCCACCATAACTAAAGAATGGTAAAGGAATACCTGTAATAGGCATTACGCCGACAGTCATTCCTATATTTTCGAATATGTGGAATAAGAACATCGCCGCAAATCCAATTGTTAATAATTGCGAGTATAAATTATCCGAATTTTGAGCGATAACCACACATCTGTAAAGCATTAAAGCGTATAATAAAATTAGAATAAATCCACCTAAGAATCCAAATTCTTCAACTAATACTGCAAAAATAAAATCTGTTTGTTTCTCAGGAATAAAATTATACTGACTTTGTACTCCTTTTAAAAAGCCTTCACCTGTAAATTTCCCTGAACCAATAGCAATTTTACCTTGAAGAGCTTGCCATCCTGTGTTTGATAAATCTCTTTCAGGATGAAGAAAATTTAGTATTCTATCTCTTTGAAATTGATCAAGTCTCAAATATAAAAAAGGTAAACTAACTATACCTAATATGATTGCACCTATCAAATACTTCCAGTCAATTCCAGCTGTGAATAACATTACAATTATTATAAATGTATATACCATAGCTGTTCCTGCGTCTGGTTGTTTTAAAATTAAAGCTACTGGAATGAAAGCAAAAATGAGTATTTTTAATAAAGTTTTTGGATTATTTAAGCTATTTTTATTGGATTCTATTATATTTGCAAGCGAAATAATAAGAACTATCTTCATTATTTCAGAAGGTTGAAAATTTATTGGTCCGAATTTAAACCAACTTCTAGCACCCCACTCGTCACCGACACCAAAAAATAAAACTAAAACAAGTAGAACATTACAAATTATGTACATTGGAATGTTAAGTTTTTTTATTATGTGATTATCAAGTGAAATTATAAATAAAACGATAATTATTCCAATAATTGTGGCAATAATCTGCTTTCTGAAATAGTGATTGGATAAACTTGAACCAGCACTGTATAAAACTATAAGCCCGTAAATTACAAGAATTACAACACTAATGATTAGAGTTTTATCTATTTTTGATACATTTTTTTTGTTAATATTAAACATGTCTCACTTCCTCATGTAGTATTATAACATACTTAAATAGCCAGGTGTGATATAATAATGACTTGGAGGTTATTATGAACAGAATAGGTTGTCATTTATCTACTTCGAAAGGACT encodes:
- a CDS encoding S-ribosylhomocysteine lyase, whose amino-acid sequence is MNKIESFKINHLKLMPGIYVSRKDYLGNEVLTTFDLRITAPNREPVMNTAEVHAIEHLGATFLRNKLENEVIYFGPMGCRTGFYLILVGDKKSEDIVDLIKELFEFISNYEGEIPGQSAKDCGNYSDMNLSMAKFYSNKYLNVINNIKKENLIYPE
- the rodA gene encoding rod shape-determining protein RodA — translated: MFNINKKNVSKIDKTLIISVVILVIYGLIVLYSAGSSLSNHYFRKQIIATIIGIIIVLFIISLDNHIIKKLNIPMYIICNVLLVLVLFFGVGDEWGARSWFKFGPINFQPSEIMKIVLIISLANIIESNKNSLNNPKTLLKILIFAFIPVALILKQPDAGTAMVYTFIIIVMLFTAGIDWKYLIGAIILGIVSLPFLYLRLDQFQRDRILNFLHPERDLSNTGWQALQGKIAIGSGKFTGEGFLKGVQSQYNFIPEKQTDFIFAVLVEEFGFLGGFILILLYALMLYRCVVIAQNSDNLYSQLLTIGFAAMFLFHIFENIGMTVGVMPITGIPLPFFSYGGTFQIINLISIGLIISSSIQKDPLNFI